In Antechinus flavipes isolate AdamAnt ecotype Samford, QLD, Australia chromosome 3, AdamAnt_v2, whole genome shotgun sequence, a genomic segment contains:
- the JRKL gene encoding jerky protein homolog-like: MSQSLKMSGKRKRVVLTIKDKLDIIKKLEEGSSSKQLSVIYGIGETTVRDIRKNKEKIITYASSSDSTSLLAKRKSMKPSMYEELDRAMLEWFNQQRAKGNPVSGPICAKRAEFFFYALGMDGDFNPSAGWLTRFKQRHSIREINIRGEKLNGDETAVDEFCSNFREFVQRENLQPEQIYNADETGLFWKCLPSRTLAVKGKFTASGHKLIEERVTVMCCANATGLHKLKLCVVGKAKKPRSFKGTDTSNLPVSYFSQKGAWMDLSIFRQWFDKIFVPQVREYLKSKGLQEKAVLLLDNSPTHPNENVLRSDDGQIFVKYLPPNVASLIQPMDQGVIAVMKKHYRAGLLQNNLEEGNDLKMFWKKLTLLDALYEISMAWNMVKPVTIIRAWNKILPGNEEKEGLDFDEEEISASTLATILQHTQGCEKVDIENIEQWFEVDSTEPGYEVLSDSEIIRRAQGQTDESSENEEEEVELIPERSINHAAALKWTENLLDYLEQQGDMILPDKLVIRKLRATIRNKQKMTVNPTQ, translated from the coding sequence ATGTCCCAAAGCCTTAAAATGTCAGGGAAACGCAAGCGGGTGGTGTTGACCATTAAGGATAAACTTGACATAATAAAGAAACTTGAAGAAGGCAGCTCCTCCAAACAACTCTCAGTGATATATGGGATTGGTGAAACAACAGTTAGGGATataaggaagaataaagaaaaaatcataacttATGCTAGCAGTTCTGATTCAACAAGTCTTTTGGCCAAGAGAAAGTCCATGAAGCCATCCATGTATGAAGAGCTGGACAGAGCTATGCTGGAATGGTTTAACCAACAAAGAGCAAAAGGGAATCCTGTATCTGGACCAATTTGTGCAAAAAGAGCAGAATTTTTCTTCTATGCTTTAGGAATGGATGGAGATTTTAATCCTTCAGCTGGTTGGCTAACTCGTTTTAAGCAGAGACATAGCATTCGTGAGATTAACAtcagaggagaaaaattaaatggagatGAAACTGCTGTGGATGAATTTTGTAGCAACTTTCGGGAATTTGTTCAGAGGGAGAATTTGCAGCCTGAGCAAATATATAATGCTGATGAAACCGGACTATTTTGGAAGTGCTTGCCATCAAGGACGTTAGCTGTTAAGGGCAAATTCACTGCTTCTGGGCACAAGTTAATTGAAGAAAGAGTCACAGTCATGTGTTGTGCCAATGCAACAGGTTTACACAAACTTAAACTTTGTGTAgtgggaaaagcaaaaaaaccaCGTTCCTTTAAAGGCACTGATACCTCAAACCTGCCAGTCTCCTATTTCAGTCAAAAAGGTGCCTGGATGGACCTTTCTATTTTCAGACAATGGTTTGACAAGATCTTTGTGCCACAAGTTCGAGAATACTTAAAATCTAAAGGCCTTCAGGAAAAGGCAGTGCTGTTACTGGATAATTCACCAACACATCCAAATGAAAATGTCCTGAGGTCAGATGATGgccaaatatttgtaaaatatctgCCACCTAATGTAGCCTCATTGATTCAACCTATGGATCAGGGTGTCATAGCTGTAATGAAGAAACACTATAGAGCAGGACTTCTCCAAAACAACTTAGAAGAGGGTAATGATCTGAAAATGTTTTGGAAGAAACTAACATTATTAGATGCTCTATATGAAATTTCAATGGCATGGAACATGGTTAAGCCAGTGACTATTATCAGAGCATGGAATAAAATTTTGCCTGGcaatgaggagaaagaaggtTTAGACTTTGATGAAGAAGAAATTTCAGCATCTACTTTAGCCACCATCTTACAGCATACACAAGGATGTGAAAAGGTGGACATTGAGAATATTGAACAATGGTTTGAAGTGGACAGTACTGAACCAGGTTATGAGGTGTTAAGTGATAGTGAAATAATCAGAAGAGCACAGGGCCAAACTGATGAATCAAgtgaaaatgaggaagaggaagtagAACTGATCCCAGAGAGGAGTATTAATCATGCAGCTGCTCTCAAGTGGACTGAAAATTTATTGGATTATCTAGAACAGCAAGGCGATATGATTCTGCCTGATAAATTGGTAATACGTAAGCTTCGGGCCACCATAAGAAATAAACAGAAGATGACAGTGAATCCAActcaataa